GGGACCGGCGCCTGGATCGCGTCATCGACTTCCTGCAGGCGGGTAATGGCGGCAACCGGCCCGATGTTTTCGCCATTTATGAAGTTGAAGGCCGGGACGTCTATTCCAAATTCGTCCGCGCCTTGCCTGACTATAACTTTTTCATCAGCGAGGGAATCCAGATGCAGGAAATCCTTGTTGGTGTGCGGTCCGGGCTGACTGCCTTTATTACCCAACGCGACGAGTTCAAATCCCAGCAACTGACGTTGCGCCCCGGTGCGCTCCTTACCCTGCATGTGGATGGGGATGATTACAGCATTCTCTTCATGCACGCCAAAAGCATGCCTGATCCGAAAGGTTTTGGCCTGCGTCAGGCCATGCTGGCAGAGGCATTCAACCTCAAAAATGCGCTGAACCGGGCGCGTGAGGCACGGCGTCAGGATGATCCCACCCTGGCAGACCATCCGGCGAATTTCATGGTGATCGGGGACCTGAACACCATGGGCGTGAACTACCCGACCGATTCCCGGGTTCTGGTTTCAGGCGAGACGGAGGCCGACGAACTGGGCCATAGTGCGGCCCGCCGGGAGATGAAAAAACTGGTGAAGAGCCATGACACGTCATGGATCGGGGTTTTGGGCGGCGCGACGGTCAAATCGGCCCTGGATCATGTCATTGCCGCGGAACATATGACGTTCAAAGCCTTCGCAAATAATGCGCAGGTGGATGTCAGGGGGTGGGTACAGCAGCCGACGGAGGCCGAGCAACTTCAATGGTCAAACGAGTTTTCCGACCACAGCCTGCTGTACCTCGAGGTGGAAAAGGCCGATTAGAATTCCTGGCTGTGGCGTGAGGCCACGTCGCGTAGCCCTGTGATCGCGCGCTCCATTGCATGTTCATCCCGGGGGCGCGAGGAATAGACTATATAGGCCGGACGACTGATCTCCTTACTGTCGGGCACGGGGAACAGGCGGCCCGACTTGATCTGTGATTGAACGACCCGGATCGGGAAATAGCCGGAACCACCGTTTTTCAGGATGTATTGCAATCCCAGTGCGCCCAGTCCTACCGCAACAGCAGGAGGCGGCAGGTCGGGATGAGTTTCGGTGTGAATGGCGCGGAACTGATCCCCCCAGTCAACAAAGACATAGCCGGGATTTTTCTCGGGCGGCGGTGCGTTTTCTTCGGTGGCGACCAGGATCAGTTTCTCCTCCAGCAGCGGCTCGATGATGAAGCCGGACATCTGCCGGGGGGAATACATAACGCCCAGGTCCAGAATGCCGTCCGCAAGCTGGCGTGACATGCTGGTGGAATAATCGGCCTCCACCCGGATGGCGATGTCCGGTGCGTTCTTCCGCATCCAGGGCATCCAGCGCAGGACGAGACGATCCCATAGGCTGACCTGTGCACCAAGGCCGATGATCCCGCTATAGCCCTTGGGGAGTTTGACCTCCAGGCGCGCCTGCTGCCAAAGTCGCATCATGTTCAGGGCATAACGTTGGAACTGTTGACCGGTGGCGGTGAGTGTCACCCCGGAATGGCTGCGGTTGAACAGGCTGCGCCCCAATTCCTCTTCCAGACCGCGAATACGGGCGCTGATGGTGGACTGCGTAACGTTCAGTTTTTCCGCTGCCTTGTTAAAGTTACCGGTGTTCGCGATTTCGATGAATGTTCTAATTTGATCCAGATGCATAGGGCGTCTCCGCAAAGGCTATCGATATTTTCGATCATTCTGCGATAAATAAATCGTTTCTCAAATAGCCAATCTTTGGCCATCTATAGGGGCATCACCCATTTAGGATCGGGCGGTTACGTTCCGCCCCATAGAAAGATGCATGTTCGTCACCCAATCTGGCTACGTAAGGCAGGCGCTCCCGGCGCCGAAGCTTTTGCAATTCTATTCACCTTTGAAAGCTTTGCCCGCGCGACGATGTCCTCGGTCCTGCCGCTCGATGCCCTGCGATATCTGGGTGATGCCAGCTCGGTCAGCAGCCTCTATTTTCTGATTGGTCTGGTCGGCATTGCCTGTGGCTTTTGCGTGCCCTTGTTTATTCAGTGGACGGCCCGGCGGTGGGTTTATACAGGCGGGGCGCTGATTTTGGCGGCTGCGCCGGCATCCATGATGGCGGGTACGCTGGAAGGCCAGATTGCGGGCATGTTGTTCCGGGTCATCGGGACGGTCACCCTGACCATCTGCCTCAACCTCTATGTGCTGGACTATATCGCCAAGCATGAACTGAGCAAGGCAGAGCCCAAGCGGGTTTTCTATTCTGCTGTGGCCTGGACGACCGGCCCTGCCCTCGGCACCTTTCTCTATACCCAGGTTGCCCCGGAAGCAGCCTATGCCACGGGGCTTGCATTCGCCCTGATCAGCCTGACCTATTTCTGGCGCTTGCGCCTGTCGGACAAGTCGCCGATCGGGGCAGCGCGCAGGCCCGCCCCCAATCCATTGGCGAATATCGGGAAGTTCCTGCGGCGTCCGCGTCTGGTTCTCGGCTGGATTGTTGCCCTGGGGCGCAGTTCCTGGTGGGCCATGCTGTTTATCTATACGCCGATCTTTGCCGTGCAGACAGGGCTTGGCGCGATGGTGGGCGGGATGCTGGTCTCCACGGCGTCCGGGTTCTTGTTCCTGTTGCCGCTGCTGACGCGCTTTTTGCGGGCCAAAGGTTTGCGCCGCGTCCTGACCCTGGGCTTTGCGGGGGCAGGCCTGTCAACCGCGGCAATCGCGGCCACTATCGACTATCCCTATGTAGCGGTCGGTTTCCTGTTGTTGTCCGCCGTTTTTGTGGTGCTGCTGGATCTTGTCGGGAATATGACCTTCCTGCTGGCGGTCAAACCGGGTGAACGGTCCGATATGACATCGGTCTATGCCACCTATCGCGATGTGGCGGAAATTTCTGCGCCGGGTGTGTTCTCCATTGTCCTGCGCAGCTTTGACCTGGCCGCCGTCTATCTGGTCACCAGCTTTGTCATGCTTGGGATGGCGAGACTGGCCATGGTTGTTCACCCGCGCCTGGGACTGGATCGCGCGTATGACAGCAAGTACCAGAATGCGGACAGGATCGCGGGTGCCGCAGGCAGTTAGGCGCGATTAGAAGGACAGTTTCATCCCGGCGTGGGTCTCCTCGAAACCCAGGGCTTCGTAAAAGCGTTTGGCATCCGGGCGGCGTATGTCGGTGGTGAGCTGCACAAGGCCGCAACCGGCGTCGCGGGCCTGTTCTATGGCATATTTGAAAACCCTCGTGCCGATTTGCTTCCCACGGTGCCTGGATGAAACGCGTACACCGTCGATCTGTGCGCGTTTCATACCCTTGCGGGCGAGACCGGGAATGATGGTCAACTGGATGCAGGCGACAACCTTGCCATCAATCTCCCCGACCAGAATGTCGTTGCCTTCCTGCGCCGTAATGGCGGCCATGGCCTCGGTATAGTCGGCGGCGAGAGGGCGGCTGTTGTCCTCGCGCGTTGCGCCGATTTCATCGTCGGCCAGAAGATCGACAATGGCGGGGAGGTCATCAGCCTCCGCATGGCGAAAGGAGAGGTCCGGCATCAGGCTATCCCTTCGGGTTTGGGGCCGCCGGTTGCCCAGTCCAGAAGCTCCACCGTGTGGACCATGGGGATTTCCGTGCCGCTGCTGATCTGGGTCATGCAGCCGATATTGCCGGCGGCAATCACATCGGGTTTCGTTGCCTCGATATTGGCGACCTTGCGATGTTTCAGCCTGTCGGCGATTTCCGGCTGCATCAGGTTATAAGTCCCCGCCGATCCGCAGCAGAGATGGCCTTCGGCGGGTGAGACAACCTCAAAACCCGCCTTTGTCAGAAGCTGTTTGGGCAGGTCGGTGATCTTCTGACCATGCTGCATGGAACAGGCGGAATGGTAGGCCACGCGCAGTTTTGCCGACGTCTCGGTTGCCGGTAACTCGATATCGTACAGGAATTCAGTGACATCCTTGGTGAGGGCCGAGACGCGGGCGGCGTTTTCCGCCATAGCCTCATCGGTGCGGAACATGAAGCCGTAGTCTTTTACCGTCGTGCCGCAGCCCGATGCGTTGATAATGATGGCATCCAGACCCTTGCCATCCATTTCCCTGACCCAGGCATTGATATTGGCACCTGCCTGGGCATGGCTTTTTTCCACCTTTCCCATGTGATGGACCAGCGCCCCGCAGCAACCCGCACCATCGGGGATAACAACGTCATAGCCGCAACGGGTCAGCAGGCGCACGGTGGCCTCATTAATTGCCGGGTCCAGAACTTGCTGCGCACAGCCTGTCATCAAGGCCACCCGCCCCTTACAAGCCCCATTCGCACGGTGGGTCTGGGGAATGTCGGCCAGGGACGGACGTTCCAGCTTTTTGGGCGCCATGCGGATCATGCCTTTCAGCCGTCCCGGCATTAGCGGGGCCAGCGGCCGTGCCAGCCAGGCCCCGGCAAGCGCGATGCGGAAAAGTCCCGGGTTGGGCAGGACGGTGGCCAATATGGTCCGTAGCATCCGTTCCGGCAGCGGGCGCTGATAAGTCTTTTCGATATGATGGCGGGCGTGGTCCACCAGATGCATGTAATTCACGCCCGACGGGCAGGTGGTCATACAGCTCAGGCAGCTTAGGCAGCGGTCGATATGTTTGACCAGTTTGTCGGACGCCGGTTTACCTTTCTCCAGCGTGTCCTTGATCTGATAGATGCGTCCGCGCGGACTGTCCAACTCGTCGCCCAGGGTGACGTAGGTCGGGCAGGTGGCCGTGCAAAAGCCGCAATGCACGCATTTGCGCAGGATGCTTTCCGCTTCCTGGATATCCGGGTCGGCCAGTTGGGCCAGCGTGAAATTCGTCTGCATTCCGTTATCCTCCCACCACCATACGGCCCGGATTGAACAGGCCGTGTGGGTCAAAGCTGGCCTTCAACCGTTTGGAAAGGGCCGTAAGGGCGGGGGGCTGCGGTTCAAAAACCGGGATGGCGGCGCGCAGATCTGCACTGCCGCGGATCAGGGTCGCATGTCCGCCGAATTGGGAAACGGCATCCCTGACAAGGCCGTCGGCGCCGGTCTTGGGCGCGTCCGTTGCCAGCCAGATCAGGCCGCCACCCCAATCCAGAAAGGCATCGACCCCCTTCAACTCGCGTAAGGCTGCGATGACCGAAGGGCCATTTGACGGGGCGGTGGAAATTTTCCAGACCACGCGGTCATCACCCGCCTGACAGAAGGGGGAGACGTCACGTATTTCGGTCCAGAAGGTGTTGCTGTTGTGGCTGTGGAGTTCTTCGGTTTCGCCGAAGCCCGCGAGGCGTTTGCGCAAGTCGTCACAGCGATAGGCCACTGACGGGGCGGGGCCTTCCACCCGGATGGCGATAAGCGAGGCTCCCGACTGACGGACATAATCGACCTGCGACAGGGCGGCGGCGGTTTCCGGCAGCCAGCAGGCGGCGGAAACCTCATTCGGGCTGTTGAGGGCGGATGCCATCGCCCGGGAGGCGTCTTTCAGGGCGACGCCCCGCACCAGAACAGTGCGGGACTTTTCCGGGCGCGGCAGAACCTTGACCGTGACTTCATGCATGGCCGCCAGCGTGCCCCAACTGCCGCAAAGCAGCTTACAAAGGTCATAGCCGGTGACGTTTTTCACCACGCGTCCGCCTGATTTGAAGGCTTCGCCCCGGCCAGAGACCGCCTTGAAACCGAGGAAATGGTCCCGTACCGCACCCGCCTGCACCCGGCGAGGACCGGCAAGATTGCTTGCGATCAGCCCGCCGATGGTTCCCTTGTTATCCCGGCTGCCGGTCAGCAATGCGCCATAGTTCGGCGGCTCGAATGCCAGCATCTGGTTTTTCTCGGCAAGTGCCGCCTCGATTTCCGCCAATGGCGTTCCGGCCCTGGCAGAGAGGATCAGTTCTTCTGGCTCATAAAGGGTGATGCCGCTGATCCCGCTCAGGTCCAGGTTCGTCGCAGTACGCTCGCTACGACCGATCGTGTCCTTGCTGTTCAGGCCGTGCAGATTTAGCGGCTTTTCTTCGGATGCCGCCCAGGATACGGCCTCAAGAAGTTGTTCCGGCGTCTCCGGTTTCAGGGTCGAAAAGTCAGTCATGAATGGCCCCTCAGAAACGCGGGATGTCGGGAAAGGGCAATTGCCCCTTGTGAATATGCATGCGGCCCAGTTCCGCACAGCGATGCAACTCCGGGAACACCTTGCCGGGGTTCAGATATCCGCCGCTGTCAAAGGCGCATTTGACTCGCTGTTGCTGTTTCAGGTCGGCCTCGTTGAACATGGACCCCATCAGGTCGCGTTTTTCAACACCGACCCCATGTTCCCCGGTCAGTACACCGCCGACTTCAACGCAAAGCTTGAGGATATCAGCACCGAATTCTTCTGCCTTGTCCAACTCGCCCGGCTTGTTGGCGTCATACATGATGAGCGGATGCAGATTGCCGTCGCCTGCATGGAACACATTGGCGACGCCCAATCCGTAATGATCGGACAAGCGGCGCATTTCCGACAGGACCTTGGGCAGTTGATGGCGCGGGATGGTCCCGTCCATACAGTAATAGTCCGGGGTGATCCGGCCGACGGCGGGGAAGGCGGCCTTGCGCCCGGCCCAGAAACTGAGCCGTTCCTCGTCAGTCTGGGAAATACGCAGGGATGTTGCACCTTTGCTTTCGGCGATTTCCTTCACCCGGTCGATCAGATAGTCCACCTCCGCTTCCGGACCGTCCAGTTCCACGATCAACAGGGCTTCCGCGTCCCGGGGATAACCCGCATTCACGAAATCCTCCGCCGCATTGATGGCGGGATGATCCATCATCTCCATGCCGCCGGGGATGATCCCCGCGCCGATGACGGCGGCAACGCAATCGCCTGCGGCCTCAGAACTGTCAAAGCCGATTAAAAGGGCGCGGGCTGTCTCCGGCCGGGGGAGCAGGCGCACGGTGACTTCGGTAACAACCCCTAACAGTCCTTCCGACCCTGTCAGCAGGCCCAGCAGGTCATAGCCACCGGAATCCATATGCTTGCCGCCGATACGCATGATCTCGCCGTTCATGGTGACCAGTTCGATGCCCAGCAGGTTGTTGGTGGTCAGGCCGTATTTCAGGCAGTGCACGCCGCCGGAGTTTTCCGCCACGTTGCCGCCAATGGTGCAGGCGATCTGGCTGGACGGGTCGGGCGCGTAATAGAAACCGTCGGCGATTACGGCGTTGCTGATCCCCAGATTGGTGACGCCCGGCTGGACCCGCGCACAGCGGTTGTCGTAATCGACTTCCAGGATACGGTTGAATTTGGACAAGCCCAGCAGGATGCCGTCGGCCAGAGGCAGCGCGCCGCCGCTGAGCGAGGTGCCAGCGCCGCGCGGGACAACCTTTACCCCATTCTCATGGCAGTATTTCAGCACGTCGGCCACCTGATCCACCGTTTCCGGCAGAACCACAATCAGCGGCAGGGTCTTATAGGCGGTGAGGCCGTCGGTCTCGAAAGGACGTAGTTCGTCTTCGTCGACAATCACGCCCTCGCCGGGCACGATCCGGCGCAAATCTTCAGCGATATTGAGACGACGCGCGATTACATCGGCGTCGGGTTTCGGCATTTCCATGAATGTCGATCCTATGCTCCCTGGGAAGCCTGACAAAGGCAGGCATTCTTCTCTTTGGCGAATACTATAAGTGCATACCACGAAGGCGAAAAGACCCTGCCCCAGTCTATTCTTGTGACGGGGGAGAAAGGATGCGCCCGACGGGGGCTTCCGTCGATCGTGGATTGCTGTCACAATTACCTTGGATTTTAGATAAAAGGCGAGTGGCGGTTCCAAGGGGACTTCCAGGTTATTTCAGTCCGCATGGGCATTGGGGGGCAAGTGGCGAAAAACAGCAGCACCGGGGCAGGGGCGCCCTTTCAGCGTTTGTCGACGATGTCGCAACGCGAGGATCACCGCTTTGATTTCTGGCGCAGTCTGCACCCCCTGATTGATCTCGAAATACCAGACCGGCAGAAGGCAAAGAACTATCGTGCGGAACTGCTTCATAGCGTCGGCGAGGACGGCACCGGCTTCGGCTTGACGCGCTCCGATGACACGATCGCGCATTTTGCCAAACCTGACGGTGCCTTCGTTCTCTTTACAATTCCATTGTCGGGCCAGGTGAACCTGGATTATGGACAGGATAGTCGGCAGACCCTGACGGCCTTGTCAGGCGTAACTGTGGTGGATGGTGCCCGGCCGATGACAACGGAAACAAGAGGGCTTTCCCATCTCTACCTGATGTTGGACCGTGACCGTGTCGTCCGGGCCCTTGGCGCGCGGGATGAGCTTTTGGCGGATGGCGTTGTTTCCCTGCCGCCGGGCGGGCTGACGGCCATGCTGGCATCTCATCTGATGACGATGGCACGTGAAGGGGAGCAATTCGACGCAGAAGCAGGCGAGATTGCCATGAAGGCGGCGGCGGATCTCGCCTTGGGGGCCATAGCACAGGCCGGTCGGGCCGATGCACCGCTGGATGGTGAGCGTCATGGCAGTGCGCTTTATGTGGCGGCATGCCGCTATATTGAACTGAACCTTGGTAATCCGGACCTGACCGCAGAGACGATTGCGCAGAGCCTGGGTTGCTCCCGCACTCATCTTTATCGTGCCTTTGAAAACAGGAACAGTGGCATAGGAGAACGCATTCGGGTGGCCCGCCTCACCTATGCGACAGGACTGCTGTCATTGGACCCGGCACGGCCTATCAAGCAAATTGCCCATGCGTCCGGTTATGGCTCGGCCGCGGCCTTTGCCCGTGCGTTTCGCGATCACACGGGGCTTAGCCCGACCGAATACCGGCTGAGGCCGTTGAGTTGACCGTCTTCTCTCGCGGAAATGCCAGCCATGGGACATCTGGTGGCATGATGGGACACACTGCATAGCCCATTCTGATTATCCTGCGGAAAAATATGACTTTTCCTCCATGACCGTCACCATGCGGACAGGAAGGGAAGGCTCCGGGGACATGAAATGAGCTTGCTGCAAACAACAGAAATAAAACCCGCCTCCTATCTGGCCGACCTGATGGCGGGTGGGCTGGCGGCGATGGACAATTTCCTTCTCTGCATTGCTTTCGCGGCCCTTCTGTTCGGGGGCAGTCTGGAGCCCTATCTGGGCCCCGGCTTAAGCCTCTTCCTGATTGGCTGTGCCATTACGGCGACTGTCGTCGCACTGACCTCCGGGTTGGCCTGCAACATTGCCGGAACCCAGGAAAAGGCCCCCGCGATCCTTGCAGGGTCAACCCTGCTTGTGACACTGCAGGATGCACGCCTGGGAAGCTCGGACGAACATATGATAACCGTGGTCGTGCTGATTGCATTGACCACATTCCTCTTCGGGGCTGTGTTGCTGTTGGTGGCGCGGTTCAATCTGGGGCGCTTCATCCAGCTTATCCCCTTTCCTGTTATCTGCGGGTTTCTTATCGGGGCCGGCTGTCTTCTTGTCCTGGCCGCGCTCAAGCTTGTGCTGAATCCGGCAGAGGGAATTTTTGCCGCCCTGTACGGCCTATCGGCATCGCAGGGCTGGTTGCTGGCGGCTGCCATCCTTGCGGGAATTGCCTTGTTTACTGTAATGCGCCTTGTCCCGGGTAGCGTCACACTGCCTGTGGCGATTGTGCTGATGGTGGCGGGGTTTTACGGCATTGCGCTGTTCTCAGGTCATGACATGGATATCCTGCGTCAGACCGGGTGGCTGTTCGATGTTCGAATGAGCCAGTCCGGCAACAGCTTCGACTTTTTGGAGGCTGTTCCGGATGTAGGCATGGTGCTGTCGGCATTGCCGCTTGTTCTGTCGGTGGTCTTCCTGTCGGTGGTTGCGGCGATGATGAACCTGCGCGCCCTTGATATCAGCGATCTGGGGCCGCTGGACCTACGCCGGGAGCTGCGGTCCCACGGAAAGGCGAATGTTGTGGCGGCCCTGGCTGGCGGGTTGCCGGGATACAGCATGGTGGGCCTCACGGTCCTTGGTGCGCGCTTCGGGGCGTCGTCGCGTCTTGCGGGGTTGACGGTCGGCGGGCTTTGCCTGCTGTCTGTCTATATCGGAACCGAAATCGTGGCCTGGCTGCCGAAATTCATTGTCAGCGCGATCATGCTGGTCGTCGCTTTTGAGTTTTTCAACGACTGGCTGGTCAGGCAGGTTCGATTCCTTGGCCGGGTTGACCTCGCCATCGTGGTTATTATCGCGGTCGTCATTACCCTTTTCGGTTTTCTGGAGGGGATTGCCGTCGGGATTCTCATTTCCTCTGTCGTTTTTGTTATCGAATATGCCCGCATTCCGGTCATCGACCGCATTGAAACGCTGGCAGAGCGCGGCTCGCCGGTACAGCGTGCGCCCGCCGCGCAGGAGTATCTGAGGGAGGTGGGGAAGAGTGCGATTATCTATCGCCTGAAAGGCTATTTGTTCTTCGGTTCTGCCAGCCGCGCCTGTGAGCAGATCCGACAGGATGTCCTGAGACGCGGCGGCATTGTGCGCCATGTGGTGCTGAACCTGGGCTATGTGCATGGGGCCGATGTTTCGACCCTGCAATCCCTGACGCGCCTGACCCAATTTCTGGACAGTCAGCGGATTACCCTGACCCTGTGCGGTGTTTCACTTCGCCGGAAGTCCTTCATAGGTGGACGGTTTCAGGATTTCCCGTCTGTGGAATTTGCTGCCACCACCAGCGATGCCGCAGAGATGCTGGAGGACCGCCTGATGGTGGGCTGGTCAGAGAATATGGGGCGCGATGACGACAGCGGCCTGCAGGGCCTTATGCGCCTGTGTGACACGGAGGCACGCGCGAAGGCGTTGTATGCCCATCTGCCCAAAGGTCATTTCAAGGATGGTGATGTGGTCTTCCATCAGGGGGACGCAGACCAGTCGGTGTTGCTGATCGACAGAGGGCGGGTGGAAATTGTCCATCAGGGAGGCGCAGACAGGCGCCGGACGCGTATCCGTACGTTTCTGCCGGGGGTTATGATTGGGGAGATGGCCTACTATCTGGGCCATGGCGTGAGAACGGCCAGCGCCATTGCCCGCGGGCAGACGGATGTTTGCTATCTGTCGCTACCAGCCCTGCGGCAATTTGCAAAAGACAGGGAAGAATGCCTGCGCCTGGAGGCGGCTTTCCATGAGTTGATGGCCGCGATGATGGCGGAACGTCTGGATTTCCTGAACCAACGGGTGGAGATGCTGGAACACCAGTAAGCTGTTGGCGCCTGCCTGCCCTCTCTGCCAACAGCGAAGGCCCGGCAAATGCCGGGCCTTCATTCTGCTTGTATCAGCCTGTCGTTACAGATTGAGACCGAATTTGGAGAAACCGTTTTCGCCCTGGCCCAGAACTTTTATCTTGTCACTGACAATGACGTCAGCCGCCGCGGGGGAGCTTTCAAAAGTTACCTGCACATCGCCGGGCAGGTCCTTGAACGTCCAGTTGTTGTCCGCGCTGGGGTCCAGTGTGCCCAGAGAGAAGATATAATTGGCAAGTACGGTGCGGTTCT
The Aestuariispira ectoiniformans genome window above contains:
- a CDS encoding endonuclease/exonuclease/phosphatase family protein; the encoded protein is MTKAFSLASWNVEHLGRKRGLSRAERDRRLDRVIDFLQAGNGGNRPDVFAIYEVEGRDVYSKFVRALPDYNFFISEGIQMQEILVGVRSGLTAFITQRDEFKSQQLTLRPGALLTLHVDGDDYSILFMHAKSMPDPKGFGLRQAMLAEAFNLKNALNRAREARRQDDPTLADHPANFMVIGDLNTMGVNYPTDSRVLVSGETEADELGHSAARREMKKLVKSHDTSWIGVLGGATVKSALDHVIAAEHMTFKAFANNAQVDVRGWVQQPTEAEQLQWSNEFSDHSLLYLEVEKAD
- a CDS encoding LysR family transcriptional regulator, with amino-acid sequence MHLDQIRTFIEIANTGNFNKAAEKLNVTQSTISARIRGLEEELGRSLFNRSHSGVTLTATGQQFQRYALNMMRLWQQARLEVKLPKGYSGIIGLGAQVSLWDRLVLRWMPWMRKNAPDIAIRVEADYSTSMSRQLADGILDLGVMYSPRQMSGFIIEPLLEEKLILVATEENAPPPEKNPGYVFVDWGDQFRAIHTETHPDLPPPAVAVGLGALGLQYILKNGGSGYFPIRVVQSQIKSGRLFPVPDSKEISRPAYIVYSSRPRDEHAMERAITGLRDVASRHSQEF
- a CDS encoding MFS transporter, translating into MHVRHPIWLRKAGAPGAEAFAILFTFESFARATMSSVLPLDALRYLGDASSVSSLYFLIGLVGIACGFCVPLFIQWTARRWVYTGGALILAAAPASMMAGTLEGQIAGMLFRVIGTVTLTICLNLYVLDYIAKHELSKAEPKRVFYSAVAWTTGPALGTFLYTQVAPEAAYATGLAFALISLTYFWRLRLSDKSPIGAARRPAPNPLANIGKFLRRPRLVLGWIVALGRSSWWAMLFIYTPIFAVQTGLGAMVGGMLVSTASGFLFLLPLLTRFLRAKGLRRVLTLGFAGAGLSTAAIAATIDYPYVAVGFLLLSAVFVVLLDLVGNMTFLLAVKPGERSDMTSVYATYRDVAEISAPGVFSIVLRSFDLAAVYLVTSFVMLGMARLAMVVHPRLGLDRAYDSKYQNADRIAGAAGS
- a CDS encoding GNAT family N-acetyltransferase, with protein sequence MPDLSFRHAEADDLPAIVDLLADDEIGATREDNSRPLAADYTEAMAAITAQEGNDILVGEIDGKVVACIQLTIIPGLARKGMKRAQIDGVRVSSRHRGKQIGTRVFKYAIEQARDAGCGLVQLTTDIRRPDAKRFYEALGFEETHAGMKLSF
- the glcF gene encoding glycolate oxidase subunit GlcF, yielding MQTNFTLAQLADPDIQEAESILRKCVHCGFCTATCPTYVTLGDELDSPRGRIYQIKDTLEKGKPASDKLVKHIDRCLSCLSCMTTCPSGVNYMHLVDHARHHIEKTYQRPLPERMLRTILATVLPNPGLFRIALAGAWLARPLAPLMPGRLKGMIRMAPKKLERPSLADIPQTHRANGACKGRVALMTGCAQQVLDPAINEATVRLLTRCGYDVVIPDGAGCCGALVHHMGKVEKSHAQAGANINAWVREMDGKGLDAIIINASGCGTTVKDYGFMFRTDEAMAENAARVSALTKDVTEFLYDIELPATETSAKLRVAYHSACSMQHGQKITDLPKQLLTKAGFEVVSPAEGHLCCGSAGTYNLMQPEIADRLKHRKVANIEATKPDVIAAGNIGCMTQISSGTEIPMVHTVELLDWATGGPKPEGIA
- the glcE gene encoding glycolate oxidase subunit GlcE, with the protein product MTDFSTLKPETPEQLLEAVSWAASEEKPLNLHGLNSKDTIGRSERTATNLDLSGISGITLYEPEELILSARAGTPLAEIEAALAEKNQMLAFEPPNYGALLTGSRDNKGTIGGLIASNLAGPRRVQAGAVRDHFLGFKAVSGRGEAFKSGGRVVKNVTGYDLCKLLCGSWGTLAAMHEVTVKVLPRPEKSRTVLVRGVALKDASRAMASALNSPNEVSAACWLPETAAALSQVDYVRQSGASLIAIRVEGPAPSVAYRCDDLRKRLAGFGETEELHSHNSNTFWTEIRDVSPFCQAGDDRVVWKISTAPSNGPSVIAALRELKGVDAFLDWGGGLIWLATDAPKTGADGLVRDAVSQFGGHATLIRGSADLRAAIPVFEPQPPALTALSKRLKASFDPHGLFNPGRMVVGG
- a CDS encoding FAD-linked oxidase C-terminal domain-containing protein; this translates as MEMPKPDADVIARRLNIAEDLRRIVPGEGVIVDEDELRPFETDGLTAYKTLPLIVVLPETVDQVADVLKYCHENGVKVVPRGAGTSLSGGALPLADGILLGLSKFNRILEVDYDNRCARVQPGVTNLGISNAVIADGFYYAPDPSSQIACTIGGNVAENSGGVHCLKYGLTTNNLLGIELVTMNGEIMRIGGKHMDSGGYDLLGLLTGSEGLLGVVTEVTVRLLPRPETARALLIGFDSSEAAGDCVAAVIGAGIIPGGMEMMDHPAINAAEDFVNAGYPRDAEALLIVELDGPEAEVDYLIDRVKEIAESKGATSLRISQTDEERLSFWAGRKAAFPAVGRITPDYYCMDGTIPRHQLPKVLSEMRRLSDHYGLGVANVFHAGDGNLHPLIMYDANKPGELDKAEEFGADILKLCVEVGGVLTGEHGVGVEKRDLMGSMFNEADLKQQQRVKCAFDSGGYLNPGKVFPELHRCAELGRMHIHKGQLPFPDIPRF
- a CDS encoding AraC family transcriptional regulator, producing MAKNSSTGAGAPFQRLSTMSQREDHRFDFWRSLHPLIDLEIPDRQKAKNYRAELLHSVGEDGTGFGLTRSDDTIAHFAKPDGAFVLFTIPLSGQVNLDYGQDSRQTLTALSGVTVVDGARPMTTETRGLSHLYLMLDRDRVVRALGARDELLADGVVSLPPGGLTAMLASHLMTMAREGEQFDAEAGEIAMKAAADLALGAIAQAGRADAPLDGERHGSALYVAACRYIELNLGNPDLTAETIAQSLGCSRTHLYRAFENRNSGIGERIRVARLTYATGLLSLDPARPIKQIAHASGYGSAAAFARAFRDHTGLSPTEYRLRPLS
- a CDS encoding SulP family inorganic anion transporter; amino-acid sequence: MSLLQTTEIKPASYLADLMAGGLAAMDNFLLCIAFAALLFGGSLEPYLGPGLSLFLIGCAITATVVALTSGLACNIAGTQEKAPAILAGSTLLVTLQDARLGSSDEHMITVVVLIALTTFLFGAVLLLVARFNLGRFIQLIPFPVICGFLIGAGCLLVLAALKLVLNPAEGIFAALYGLSASQGWLLAAAILAGIALFTVMRLVPGSVTLPVAIVLMVAGFYGIALFSGHDMDILRQTGWLFDVRMSQSGNSFDFLEAVPDVGMVLSALPLVLSVVFLSVVAAMMNLRALDISDLGPLDLRRELRSHGKANVVAALAGGLPGYSMVGLTVLGARFGASSRLAGLTVGGLCLLSVYIGTEIVAWLPKFIVSAIMLVVAFEFFNDWLVRQVRFLGRVDLAIVVIIAVVITLFGFLEGIAVGILISSVVFVIEYARIPVIDRIETLAERGSPVQRAPAAQEYLREVGKSAIIYRLKGYLFFGSASRACEQIRQDVLRRGGIVRHVVLNLGYVHGADVSTLQSLTRLTQFLDSQRITLTLCGVSLRRKSFIGGRFQDFPSVEFAATTSDAAEMLEDRLMVGWSENMGRDDDSGLQGLMRLCDTEARAKALYAHLPKGHFKDGDVVFHQGDADQSVLLIDRGRVEIVHQGGADRRRTRIRTFLPGVMIGEMAYYLGHGVRTASAIARGQTDVCYLSLPALRQFAKDREECLRLEAAFHELMAAMMAERLDFLNQRVEMLEHQ